In the genome of Streptomyces sp. Q6, the window CGAACGCCATGGTCGGCACCGGGTCGAGCGCGCCCTCGGCCAGCATCTGCCGCGCGCCGCCCGACTCGTCGACCGGCGGCCCCTCCTCGGCGGGCTGGAACACGAACAGCACGGTGCCGGGCAGCCGGTCGCGCGCCCCCGCCAGGACCGTCGCCGCGCCGAGCAGCATCGCCGTGTGGCAGTCGTGGCCGCAGGCGTGCGAGACGGGGAACGGGCCGCCCGGATAGTCCTCGTCGACCACCGTCGAGGCGAAGTCGGCGCCGCACCGGTCCGGCACGGGCAGCGCGTCGATGTCCGCGCGCAGGGCGACGACCCGGCCCTCGTCCGGCGCCCCACCGTGCAGCACCCCGACGACCCCGTGCCCGGCGATGCCGGTCCGCACCTCGTCCAGGCCGAGGGAGCGCAGGTGGTCGGCGATCAGCTCGGCCGTCCGTGCCTCCCGGTTGGAGAGCTCCGGGTTGCGGTGGAGGTGACGGCGCCAGGCGACGACCTGGTCGGCGACGTCGGCCGCGCGCCGGTCGAGCTCGGCGTGGATGTCGGTCATGGGACGGGCCGCCCTTCTGCGTCATGAGCACCGCTCGCCTGCACTGCTCACCGTAGGAACGAATGCCGCACAACGGCCACCTGGGCGCCGCCCGCCGCGCGCGCGGCCCCCCGCCCGCGTACGTTCGAAAGGGGGCGTACGAGGTACACGGCACGGCACGAGCCCCCGCGTGAAAGGTCCGGACGACGATGACCAGCGCACCCCGCGACCACGACCCCGACGCACCCACGCCCGCCGGTGGCTACGGCCCCTCCGGCGGCGAGCCCTCCCGGGAGCCCTACGAGCACCCCACCGCGGGCTGGGGCGCGGCGAAGTCCGTCGGCAAGGTGCTCGCCCGCGCCAAGGAGCCGGTCAGCAGCACCCGCCTGATGACGGTGATGAACCACGAGGACGGCGGCTTCGACTGCCCGGGATGCGCCTGGCCCGACGATCTGCACGGCCTGAAGCTCGACCTGTGCGAGAACGGCATCAAGCACGCCACCTGGGAGATGACGCCCGACCGCGCCGGCAAGGAGTTCTTCGCCGCGCACACCGTCTCCGAGCTGGCGACATGGCCGGACCACGACCTGGAGCGCGCGGGCCGCCTCGTCGGACCGCTCTCCTACGACCCGGAGACCGACCACTACGTGCCCGTCTCCTGGCAGCGGGCCTTCGCCCTGGTCGGCGAGACCCTGCGCGGCCTCGGCTCCCCGCACGAGGCGCTGTTCTACACGTCGGGGCGGCTCAGCAACGAGGCGACGTTCCTCTACCAGCTCTTCGTCCGCGAATACGGCACGAACAACCTCCCCGACTGCTCCAACATGTGCCACGAGGCGAGCGGCCGCGCCCTGACGGCCGCGATCGGCACCGGCAAGGGCACCGTCGACCTCAACGACATCGACACCGCCGACGCCCTCTTCGTCATGGGCGTGAACGCCGCTTCGAACGCCCCGCGCATGATCACCGCCCTCGCCGACGCGTACCGCCGCGGCGCCCAGGTCGTGCACGTCAACCCGCTGGTCGAGGCCGCGGCCGGGCGCACGATCGTGCCGCACGAGTTCGGCGCGATGGCCACCTTCAAGGCGACCCCGACCGGCACCCTCAACCTCCAGCCGCGCATCGGCGGCGACCTCGCCCTGCTGCGCGGTATCGCCAAGCACGTCCTGGAGGCGGCCGAGAAGGACCCGAAGGCGATCGACGAGGAGTTCCTCGCCCGCTTCACCGAGGGCTTCGACGCCTACCGCGACCTGTGCGCGGCGACCCCGTGGGAGGACCTGGAGGCGGCGAGCGGACTGACCCGCGAGGAGATCCGCGCGGCCGGCGACATCTATCTCGGCTCCTTCCGCACGATCATCAGCTGGTGCCTCGGCATCACCCAGCAGGAGCACGGCGTCGACACGGTCCGCGAGATCGTCAACGTCCTCCTGCTGCGCGGCAACATCGGCCGCGAGGGCGCGGGCCCCTGCCCCATCCGCGGCCACAGCAACGTCCAGGGTAACCGCACCTGCGGCGTCGACCACCGCCCGAACAAGGAGTTCCTCGACCGGCTCGCCGAGGCGTGCGGCATCGACCCGCCGCGCGAGCCCGGCCTCGACACCGTGCACGCCATCTCCGCGATGGCGAGCGGCGAGGCGAAGGTCTTCGTCGGCATGGGCGGCAACTTCGTGCGGGCGGCCCCCGACACCGAGTTCACCGAACAGGCCATGCGGAACTGCGCGTTGACGGTCCAGGTGTCGACGAAACTGAACCGCTCGCACATCGTCCACGGCCGCCGCGCCCTCATCCTGCCCTGCCTCGGCCGCACCGAACGCGACCTCCAGGAGGCGGGCGAGCAGTCCGTGTCCGTCGAGGACTCGATGAGCATGGTCCACCTGTCGCGCGGCATGAAGCGCCCCGCGTCGCCGCACCTGCTCTCCGAGCCCGCGATCATCGCCGCGATGGCGCGGGCCACGCTCCCCGGCTCGGCGACGCCCTGGGAGTCGTACGTCGGCGACTACGACCGGATCCGCGACACGATGGAGCACGCCCTCGCCGGGTTCGAGGCGTTCAACCGGCGGGTGCGCGGCCCGCACGGCTTCCGGCTGCGCCAGCCGGCCCGCGAGCGCATCTTCCAGACCCCGTCGGGGCGCGCCGAGTTCAGCCTCGCGGCGCTGCCCGACCCGACCCCGGGCGCGGGCCTGCTCACCCTCGCCACGGTCCGCTCGCACGACCAGTGGAACACCACGATCTACTCGTCGGACGACCGCTACCGCGGTGTGCGCAACCTGCGCACCCTGGTCTTCCTCAACGCCGACGACATGCGCGAGCGCGGCCTGTCCGACCTGGACCACGTCGACATCACGAGCCTCGCCAAGGACGGCACGCGCCGCTCCGTGCGCGACTACCGCGTCCTCGCCTACGACCTGCCGCGCGGCTGCGCCATCGGCTACATGCCGGAGCTCAACTCCCTGTGTCCGCTGGGTGATTACAGCGCGCAGAGCGATCAGCCGCTGATGAAGCATCTGACGGTCGAGGTGGCCGCCTGCGCGCGGTGAGAGGCGCTCGGACGGCGTGGAGCCCCGGGCGCGGGGCCCGGGGCTCCACCGGCGTGCGGGGCTAGAGGGTCACGGTCCTCCCGCCCAGGGTCACCACGAGCTTGCCGTCCGAGGCGAACGACCAGCCCAGGGCGCCGCTGTACGAGCCGCAGCGGGACCCGTTCGTACCGGTCCAGAACTGGTTCGTGGAGTCCGCGGTGCCGATGGTCTTGTCGTTGGAACCGGAGACGGCGAACCGGCACGACGTGTTGCCGCTGAACACCGAAGTGCCCGCGTCGAACGAGTAGTTGCGCTCGGCGTTGTCGACGCTCAGGTTGTTCGAGAGGGCCATCGAGCCCGGGTTGGAGTTGTACGTGAACCCGTGGTGGCCGTTCTTGAACGCGATGGAGCGCTTGACGATGTGGTCGACGGCGATGTCGTCGCCGCCGAGCTTGTAGCCGTTGCGGTCGCCGTTGGTGTTCACGGTGCCGTCGGAGAGGGTGCCGTTGTTGTACGACAGCGAGTCCTCGATGGTGACCGGGCCGATCGCCCCGGTGTCGGTCTTCGTGTACAGGTCCCAGCCGTCGTCGATGTTGTGGTGGGAGACGGCGTAGCGGAAGACGTTGCCGGTGCCGGTGGTGAGCTTCGCGGCGAAGCCGTCGGCGTCCTCGCCGTCCGAGTCGGCGTTGTCGTGCGACTCGGCGCTCACGATCAGGTTGTCGGCGGGCCAGGAGGAGGCGGGCGAGGTGGAGGCGATGCGGCCGAGTTGCAGGCCGGTGTCGCGGTTGTAGCGGGTGACGGTCTTCTCGACGATGTTGTCGCTGCCGCCGATGTAGATGCCGTTGTCGCCCGCGCGCTCGACGGTGATGCCGTTGATGTGCCAGTACGAGGCGAAGAGCTGGATGCCGCGGTTGGTCGAAGCCTCGCTCTGCGCGGAGAAGTTGAGGACCGGCTTCTCGCCCGGGTAGGCGGCGAGCGTGGTGCGGGCGGCGGCGGTGCCGTCGGCGCTGTCCGGGATGGTGACGGTCGAGGACTGGGCGTAGGTGCCGCCGCGCAGGTAGATCGTGCCCCCGGCGGTGACGCGGCTGATCGCCGCGGTGAGCGTGGTCGGGGCGGACTGGGTGCCCGCGGCGGAGTCGGTGCCCGTCGGGGAGGCGTAGATCGCGCCGCCGGCGGGCGGGGTGGTGGTGTCGCCGGTCGTCGTGGCGTCCAGGGAGTCGACGTTGGGCAGGCCGTTCGCGGTGGTCGGGGTGAGCCGGACGGTGTTGCTGCCCGCCGTCACCGGCACGGTGATCGTCTTCGTGGACCAGGTCGTCCAGGCGCCCGTGCCCTCGAAGGAGGCGGTGGTGACGGTCGAGCCGTTCACCACGACCGTCGCGGGGCGGGCGGTCGTGGTGCCGTTGGCGAAGCGGACGGCCACGGTCGCCGTGCCCGATGCGGGTGCGGTCACGGTGAACTGGGCGTATCCGGAGGTCGAGTTGGTGGCGTTGCAGTAGCCGCCGCCGGAGTAGCCGGACCATTCGGTCTCGACGACTCCGGTGCAGACCGCGGGGGAGGTCTCGGCCTCGTAGCGGGTGGTCGCGGCCTGCGCGGGGGCGCCGGTCAGGGCGATCAGGGCGCCGGCCACGACGGTGGCGGACGCGGTCGCCACGAGGGGCTTCAGGGCGGGGGGTCTGAGTTCCATCGTTCGTTCGGCTCCAGGTGAGGGTCAGGAAGGGTCTCGTCCGACGGGCGGTACGCAGGATGGCCGATTCGGGTACGTGAACTCGCGCGGTCATCCGTGCACCATGAGAGGGAGATGGAAAGCGCTGTCTGCCGGGACCGTAGGGACTTTGAGGAGAGCACGTCAAGAGTCACGTATGTGTTACACGTTCATTTACCTGAACTTGGCGCCTGCGGAGACGAGTCGCCGGACCACCACGACGCCCGTGCGGGCGGTGGGACGCGCGGTGCCGTGACCGGCGCGGCGGGACCGCTGTCCGTACACCCCTTGACCTGCTGAGATCCGCCGTGTTTCGCTCGGGAGCTGAGCCTGGGGGAGGCGTGCGGGGTGGAGCAGCGTCAGTACGGTGGAACGTGGTCGTCGGTGAGCGGGCGGACGCGGGTGGTGCTCGGGGTCGTGGCGGCCGTCGTCACCCTCGGGTTCCTCGCGGCCCTCGAATACGCGTCCCGCAGCCACGGACAGGCCGGGCCGCTCACGAACCAGCTGCGCGAGCTGGTCATGCCGCCCGACTCCGGCGGCATGCTCTACGCGGCCCTGGCCCTGACGATGCTGGTCCTCACCTGGCGGCAGCGGTGGCTCACGCTGGCCGCCGCGGTCGGCATCGACCTCGCGTTCCTCCTCGTCCGCTGGGCGGCCGGCACCGGGACGCACGGCGGCCACCCGTTCGGCAACGGCGCCCTGTGGGCGTTGATCGGCTGGGCGGTCATCGCCCTCACCCGCCGCACCGGCGGTGAGCGGACGCTGCTGCTCAAGGGCGTGGCCCTCGGCCTGCTCCTGATGGCCGGGCGCAAGACGGGCGACACCTGGCTCTTCCTCACCTCGCAGACCCGCCCCACCGTGCTCGACGAGTACGTCGCCACCGCCGACCACGCGCTCGGCAACCCGTCCTGGCTGGTGGGCCGTCTCGTCACCGCGACCGGCTCCGTCGGTTTCAACATCCTCGACACGGTCTACGGACAGCTCGCCGTCGCCGCGGTCGTCGTGGCGCTCTACCAACTCCGCCACGTCGCGGCCGAGCGCCGCTTCCCGCGCCACCACCTGGTGCGTACGTTCCTGGTGATCGGCCTCGTCGGACCGGCCTTCTACATGATCTTCCCCGTGGTCGGGCCGCTCTTCGCCTTCGGCTCCGGCACCGAGCACTGGGCGCCGATCGCCCTGTGGGCCCCGGACATCCACGCCGCCGGGAACTGGGCGGTGGCCGACATCTGGCCGACGACCGCACCCCCGCTCACCACCCCGCACCCCATCCCCTTCGACGGGGTCACCCCGCGCAACTGCATGCCCAGCCTCCACACGGCCTGGGCCACCGCGATCTTCATCCACTCCCGGCGGGGCCCGCGCGCGCTGCGCTGGGCGGGCACGTTCTGGCTGATCGCCACGCTCACCGCGACACTCGGCTTCGGCTACCACTACGGCGTGGACCTCATCGCCGGCGTCGTCTTCACCCTCACCGTCGAGGCGGGCCTGCGCGCCTACGACGCCGGCTGGAACCGCCCCGCCCTGCGCACGACCGCGTACGGCGCGATGGTCTTCGCCGCCCTCCTGCTCACCTACCGCTACCTGCCGGTCCCGATGGCCCACCACCCCTGGCTCGCCGGACCGCTCCTGATCCTGGCCATGCTCTCGGTCATCCACGCCTACCTCCGCACGGCCGCCCGCCTGCGCCCACCAGCCGTCCCGGCCCAGCGACAGCCCGGACGCGGTGCCACGGTCCGGCCTCCGGTGACGTCCGACGTGGCGTGAGACCACGTCCGGCCGCACCGTGTGGGCCGAACGAACCAACTGTATGACGGATCATCAGCTTTTCGGCGTGGACCGCCGCTCGGGCCGCGCCGCGCCTCCTACGGTCGCCGTGACCTCGTACGACGGAGACGAAGGACGGCTGCCCCATGTCCAGACATCGGTACGGCCCCATGCGGTGGCCGGTGGCCGCCGCGGCCGCGATGAGCCTGCTGTTCGGCTCACAGGCGGCCGCGGTCCCCCTGGCACCGGTCGCGGACGACCCCATGAGCTCGGTCGGTATCACCAAGACGAACAACGCGAGCGGGCCGCTGGAGCCGGGCGACGAGTTCATCTACACGCTCACCGGCCAGTGCTCGGGGCTGACCGTGGACTGCGTGGACTTCACCGTCACGGACACGCTGCCGGCCGAGTTCGAGGTCACGAGCCTGCCGCAGAGCACGACCACACGAACGGTCACGTACGACGAGAGCACACGGCTGCTGACGGTCGTCTACAAGCAGAACCTGCAGAACCCGGCCGGCAAGACCGGTCTGCGGGCCGGGCAGGCCGGCTCCGTGGAGATCGGGATGCGGGTGCCGACCGACACCCAGCTGGAGGACGGCGCCACCGTCACCAACACCGCCACGGTCGACGCCGAGAACGCCGATCCCAAGGACTCCTCCACCGACGTCACCGTCGAGATCCCCCGTGTGGTCAAGCCGGTGACGACCAAGACGTGGGAGGACGGCTCCGCCGTCGCGCTCAGCGACGAGGAGTCCACGATCACGCTGAACGTACGGAACAACTCCTCGTCGTCGGCCGAGGTCACCGAGCTGTCGGTGTCCGACACCACCGAGGACACCTTCGAGCACTTCGACTTCGAGTCGGCGACGGTGACCGCGTTCCCCAAGGGCGCCGACCAGGCCCACCTGGTGGTCACCACGGCGGACGGGCAGACGCACACCGGCGCGGACATCACCTCGCCGGGCGAGCTGCCGATGCCCGCCGGGGTCGACCCGGGCGACGTGGTCGGGTTCGAGGTCGTCTTCACCAACAGCAACGGTGATCCGCTGCCGTACGACAGCGACGGCGGCACCGTCGAAGTCACGATGAAGCTGCGCGACACCTACCGCTCCAGCGGCGACAAGCTGGAGCCCACCGACAAGATCACCGTCAACAACTGCGCTGTGCCGTCGGCCAAGGAGAAGACGGACGGCGACGTCGACGGGGACCAGGCCTGCGACACGTACGACATCCTCCCGGACATCCTGGTGCTCCAGCCGACCAAGCGGTTCTACCCGGACACCAACGGCAACTTCAGCCAGGACACCGGTGAACACGCGGTGCTCGACGAGAACTCGCCGGTCAGCACCGAGGTCGACGTGAAGAACGCCTCTCCGTTCCCGGTGAAGTCGATCACCATCAC includes:
- a CDS encoding FdhF/YdeP family oxidoreductase yields the protein MTSAPRDHDPDAPTPAGGYGPSGGEPSREPYEHPTAGWGAAKSVGKVLARAKEPVSSTRLMTVMNHEDGGFDCPGCAWPDDLHGLKLDLCENGIKHATWEMTPDRAGKEFFAAHTVSELATWPDHDLERAGRLVGPLSYDPETDHYVPVSWQRAFALVGETLRGLGSPHEALFYTSGRLSNEATFLYQLFVREYGTNNLPDCSNMCHEASGRALTAAIGTGKGTVDLNDIDTADALFVMGVNAASNAPRMITALADAYRRGAQVVHVNPLVEAAAGRTIVPHEFGAMATFKATPTGTLNLQPRIGGDLALLRGIAKHVLEAAEKDPKAIDEEFLARFTEGFDAYRDLCAATPWEDLEAASGLTREEIRAAGDIYLGSFRTIISWCLGITQQEHGVDTVREIVNVLLLRGNIGREGAGPCPIRGHSNVQGNRTCGVDHRPNKEFLDRLAEACGIDPPREPGLDTVHAISAMASGEAKVFVGMGGNFVRAAPDTEFTEQAMRNCALTVQVSTKLNRSHIVHGRRALILPCLGRTERDLQEAGEQSVSVEDSMSMVHLSRGMKRPASPHLLSEPAIIAAMARATLPGSATPWESYVGDYDRIRDTMEHALAGFEAFNRRVRGPHGFRLRQPARERIFQTPSGRAEFSLAALPDPTPGAGLLTLATVRSHDQWNTTIYSSDDRYRGVRNLRTLVFLNADDMRERGLSDLDHVDITSLAKDGTRRSVRDYRVLAYDLPRGCAIGYMPELNSLCPLGDYSAQSDQPLMKHLTVEVAACAR
- a CDS encoding carbohydrate-binding protein; translation: MELRPPALKPLVATASATVVAGALIALTGAPAQAATTRYEAETSPAVCTGVVETEWSGYSGGGYCNATNSTSGYAQFTVTAPASGTATVAVRFANGTTTARPATVVVNGSTVTTASFEGTGAWTTWSTKTITVPVTAGSNTVRLTPTTANGLPNVDSLDATTTGDTTTPPAGGAIYASPTGTDSAAGTQSAPTTLTAAISRVTAGGTIYLRGGTYAQSSTVTIPDSADGTAAARTTLAAYPGEKPVLNFSAQSEASTNRGIQLFASYWHINGITVERAGDNGIYIGGSDNIVEKTVTRYNRDTGLQLGRIASTSPASSWPADNLIVSAESHDNADSDGEDADGFAAKLTTGTGNVFRYAVSHHNIDDGWDLYTKTDTGAIGPVTIEDSLSYNNGTLSDGTVNTNGDRNGYKLGGDDIAVDHIVKRSIAFKNGHHGFTYNSNPGSMALSNNLSVDNAERNYSFDAGTSVFSGNTSCRFAVSGSNDKTIGTADSTNQFWTGTNGSRCGSYSGALGWSFASDGKLVVTLGGRTVTL
- a CDS encoding phosphatase PAP2 family protein; the encoded protein is MAAVVTLGFLAALEYASRSHGQAGPLTNQLRELVMPPDSGGMLYAALALTMLVLTWRQRWLTLAAAVGIDLAFLLVRWAAGTGTHGGHPFGNGALWALIGWAVIALTRRTGGERTLLLKGVALGLLLMAGRKTGDTWLFLTSQTRPTVLDEYVATADHALGNPSWLVGRLVTATGSVGFNILDTVYGQLAVAAVVVALYQLRHVAAERRFPRHHLVRTFLVIGLVGPAFYMIFPVVGPLFAFGSGTEHWAPIALWAPDIHAAGNWAVADIWPTTAPPLTTPHPIPFDGVTPRNCMPSLHTAWATAIFIHSRRGPRALRWAGTFWLIATLTATLGFGYHYGVDLIAGVVFTLTVEAGLRAYDAGWNRPALRTTAYGAMVFAALLLTYRYLPVPMAHHPWLAGPLLILAMLSVIHAYLRTAARLRPPAVPAQRQPGRGATVRPPVTSDVA